A region from the Stygiolobus caldivivus genome encodes:
- the lysX gene encoding lysine biosynthesis protein LysX, producing MILGVSYDLVRWEERNLIEEAKKLGHSVVPIFTKDFYTFLGDSSNLNLEADVIIQRNTSHARAILTSLIFEGYNYKVINDSTTLNKCENKLYTLALLNKHNIKIPVTLITFSREKALESTEKLGYPVVVKPIEGSWGRMVAKANDKDTLMSLLEYQEYTSSQYRYAYFIQEFVEKPSRDIRIFVIGDEAPVGIYRVNERNWKTNTALGARAEPLKIDDELEDLALKVKEVIGGFFLGIDIFEDKERGYIVNEVNGVPEYKNTVRVNNFNVSQFLVKKIAEWVKK from the coding sequence GTGATTTTAGGGGTATCATATGATCTAGTAAGATGGGAGGAGAGAAATTTAATAGAAGAAGCCAAGAAGCTGGGTCATAGTGTAGTGCCAATTTTTACTAAAGATTTTTATACTTTCTTAGGTGATAGCTCTAATTTAAATCTGGAAGCAGATGTTATCATTCAGAGAAATACCAGTCATGCTCGAGCTATATTAACATCCCTAATATTTGAAGGATATAACTATAAGGTGATAAATGATTCTACTACGTTAAATAAATGTGAAAATAAGCTTTATACATTAGCATTATTGAACAAGCATAATATCAAAATACCTGTAACACTTATCACTTTTTCTAGAGAAAAAGCTTTAGAATCAACAGAGAAATTAGGCTACCCTGTAGTAGTAAAGCCTATTGAGGGAAGTTGGGGAAGAATGGTAGCTAAGGCTAACGATAAAGATACACTAATGAGCTTACTTGAGTACCAAGAATATACATCATCGCAGTATAGGTATGCTTACTTTATACAAGAGTTCGTAGAAAAGCCCAGTAGAGATATAAGAATATTTGTTATCGGAGATGAGGCACCAGTAGGAATTTATAGGGTTAATGAGAGAAACTGGAAAACCAACACAGCGTTAGGAGCCAGAGCAGAGCCCCTTAAGATTGATGATGAATTAGAAGACTTAGCCCTAAAGGTAAAGGAAGTTATAGGCGGATTCTTTCTAGGAATAGATATTTTTGAAGATAAAGAAAGAGGATATATAGTTAATGAGGTTAACGGTGTACCTGAGTATAAAAATACCGTTCGCGTAAATAACTTTAATGTGTCACAGTTTTTAGTTAAAAAAATAGCGGAGTGGGTTAAAAAATGA
- the lysW/argW gene encoding alpha-aminoadipate/glutamate carrier protein LysW, producing the protein MVTAKCPICGNPVEIPDDALPGEIIEHECGAQLEVFNDNGRLSVRLAEQVGEDWGE; encoded by the coding sequence ATGGTAACCGCAAAATGTCCGATATGTGGCAATCCGGTAGAAATACCAGATGACGCCTTACCTGGCGAAATAATTGAACATGAATGTGGCGCACAACTAGAAGTTTTTAACGATAATGGCCGCCTATCAGTGAGATTAGCTGAGCAGGTAGGAGAGGATTGGGGAGAGTGA
- the lysM gene encoding HTH-type transcriptional regulator LysM, with the protein MVEIDQNDIKILEMLRKNSRTSYTSIARELKISEAAARKRIERLIKAGIIKRFTIDYELENEIRAIVMVKTAPQIPTPEISKKIVKISGVETVYETTGDYDILALVRGNNIAAINKTIDEIRSLQGVISTTSTIVLRVWF; encoded by the coding sequence ATGGTAGAGATAGATCAAAATGACATAAAAATATTAGAAATGTTACGTAAAAATTCGAGGACATCGTATACTAGCATTGCACGGGAATTAAAAATAAGCGAAGCTGCTGCGAGAAAACGAATAGAGAGGCTAATTAAGGCTGGGATCATAAAAAGATTTACGATAGACTATGAACTAGAAAATGAAATCAGGGCTATAGTCATGGTAAAAACTGCACCGCAAATTCCTACACCAGAAATATCTAAGAAAATTGTAAAAATATCAGGCGTTGAAACTGTTTATGAAACCACTGGAGACTATGATATTTTAGCTTTAGTTAGAGGAAATAATATTGCTGCTATCAATAAAACGATAGATGAGATAAGAAGTTTACAAGGTGTTATAAGTACAACTAGCACAATTGTATTACGTGTATGGTTTTAA